The genome window GAGAAAATCAGCGTGGCAATCACGCCGGGGACCTCGCCGAGTTTGAAAAACAAAACCGCCGGAATCAGGTACACAAAGGCGGGAAGCGTCTGCATAAAGTCAAGAACCGGACGGACAATGCGTTCGACCACATCACTTTTAGCGGACCAGATACCGAGCGGGACGCCGATGAACAGCGCAATCAGCACCGAGGCAAGCACCAGAGAGAGTGTCTCCATCGTGGCGGTCCAGTAGCCCATGTTGTAAATCAGCAGCATGCCCAGCACTGTAAAGATTGCAACGCCACGCTTCGCGGTCCACCAGGCCAATGCCGTCAGAAGCACAATCATCAGAAGCGGATGGGGTAGAAGAAGCAGGAACTTCAACCCGGCCAGGATTGCCGTGACCGTGTTCCCGATGCTGTCGAACACCATTTCGAGGTTGTCTGTAAACCAATTGATCAACGACTCAAACATTTCTCCAACAGGAATTTTTGGAATCGTCATGCGTCACCGTCCTTGGCCTCTTCGGCCTCTGCAAGCACCTCTTCAAGCGGGGTCACGGCTTGCTCTTCACCGCTGTCTTCATACATTTCCGCCAGAATGGCCGCGCGATCGAGCAGTCCGAGAAGCCGGCCGTCATCGTCCTGAATGGCGATGGGATAACGGGTGTTCATTGCGGTGGTCAGCAGGTCGGCAATCGGCGTGTCCGGACCGGCCACAAAGAGATCGGTCTGAAGTGCTTCCGTTACATCCTGTTTTTTCGCCCGTTCGAGTTTGACGGCATCATCCACCGTGAGCAGCCCCTGCAACCGACGATCCGCATCGACTGCAAAGATGGAAGAGATCCCCTGCTTTTCCATTGCGCGAACAGCAACGTGCGACCCATCTTTCGGAACCGTAATCGTGCGGGCCTTGCGCATCAGCGACGAAGCGGCAATCACCTTACTGCGGTCCACATTTTCGACAAAACGTTCCACATACTCATCGGCCGGGTTCGTCAGAATCTCTTCCGGGGTTCCGATCTGCACAATGGAACCGTCCTTCATGATCCCGATACGATCGCCGAGCTTGAGTGCTTCATCCAGATCGTGCGTGATAAAAACAATGGTTTTATGCATACGCGACTGCAGTTCGAGCAGTTCGTCCTGCATTTGCGTTCGGATCAGCGGATCGAGCGCACTGAAGGCTTCGTCCATCAGCAGCACTTCCGGATTACTGGCCAGCGCGCGG of Tichowtungia aerotolerans contains these proteins:
- a CDS encoding quaternary amine ABC transporter ATP-binding protein, whose translation is MSIIKVNGLFKIFGPDPQRVFPMIEKGLTKNKILDKTGCGIGINNASFEIRKKEIFVLMGLSGSGKSTVIRCLNRLIDPTRGEILIDGQDIMKMSKEELLQVRRSKLSMVFQHFGLLPHRSVIRNVEYGLEVAGTPAAEARKSAEEALELVGLKGYEDSMPDELSGGMQQRVGLARALASNPEVLLMDEAFSALDPLIRTQMQDELLELQSRMHKTIVFITHDLDEALKLGDRIGIMKDGSIVQIGTPEEILTNPADEYVERFVENVDRSKVIAASSLMRKARTITVPKDGSHVAVRAMEKQGISSIFAVDADRRLQGLLTVDDAVKLERAKKQDVTEALQTDLFVAGPDTPIADLLTTAMNTRYPIAIQDDDGRLLGLLDRAAILAEMYEDSGEEQAVTPLEEVLAEAEEAKDGDA
- a CDS encoding ABC transporter permease produces the protein MTIPKIPVGEMFESLINWFTDNLEMVFDSIGNTVTAILAGLKFLLLLPHPLLMIVLLTALAWWTAKRGVAIFTVLGMLLIYNMGYWTATMETLSLVLASVLIALFIGVPLGIWSAKSDVVERIVRPVLDFMQTLPAFVYLIPAVLFFKLGEVPGVIATLIFSLPPAVRLTSLGIRQVPSEIHEAAISFGSNPRQLLFKAELPVALPTIMAGVNQTIMLALSMVVISGMIGAGGLGNEVLKGITQLKIDIGFEAGISIVILAIFLDRVTQSLTHSDQ